One Paenibacillus riograndensis SBR5 DNA segment encodes these proteins:
- a CDS encoding 2-hydroxyacyl-CoA dehydratase, whose amino-acid sequence MLRIGLDVGSTTAKLVVMEHDVIVYQDYVRHFSDIKKAALSLLSDVRDRFPDREAALTVSGSSGLSLSKLGEVPFVQEVIACTKAISELIPQCDTAIELGGEDAKIIYLSGGIEQRMNTACAGGTGAFIDQMASLLQTDPAGLNVLAEQHERIYPIASRCGVFAKSDVQPLLNEGARREDVAASIFQSIVNQTISGLACGRPIRGRVAFLGGPLTFLPALRERFAETLGLSDSDVLFPEHSQYFVAIGSALSQTDPLVLPLSGWMARLDAVDFSADRAEDAELQPLFASPEALEQFRLRHSRAAAPRSELDTYQGPCYLGIDAGSTTTKLVITGAADEILYTFYGSNKGNPLQSVSDALKEIYRILPEGCHIAGAYATGYGEGLVKAALRTDGGEVETVAHYKAASKFMPEVDFILDIGGQDMKCIKIRGGAIDSLMLNEACSAGCGSFLESFASALGLGIGEFAAAALESAQPVNLGSRCTVFMNSKVKQVQKEGATLADLSAGLAYSVIKNALQKVIKIRNADDLGRNIIVQGGTFYNEAVLRAFELLTGRTVVRPDIAGVMGAYGCALLAREHAGFDGVSTLLGPEELEAFKYEVSPGRCRLCANNCALTISRFPDKSFHVTGNRCERGAGGKKEKNNLPNLMQYKYERFFDYEGLPVEQAERGTVGIPRTMNMFENYPFWHTFFTTLRYRTVLSPKSSKKLYESGMDTIPSESICYPAKMAHGHVQSLLGKGVDFIFYPAVVYEKKEDDAAQNHFNCPVVASYPEVIRNNMDGLKEKNIPLVSPFLTFDDIPALTRVLVKTFMDIPKEEIAAAVQTGLAEAERAKADLRNKGEETLEFLTHSGTKGILLCGHPYHADPEINHGIAEMITGMGLAVLTEDSICHLDRSEGEVGVVNQWTYHARMYRAARLAASRNDLELVQLTSFGCGIDAITCDAVQEILERNNKVYTLIKIDEISNLGAARIRLRSLLAAMREREKGDVKPQLLYKTQANMPFTKEMKETYTILAPQMSPIHFELFERVFRDAGYRLKILESTGPKETEEGLRYVNNDACYPAIVTIGQMLSALKSGDYDPDRTAVIMSQTGGGCRATNYISLLRKALKDSGLGQIPVISLNASGMENQPGFRISLRLANRLIAAACYGDLMMRLLHRFRPYEVIPGSAQALFRKGMDRCKSSLSTFSFREYKRLTREIVAEFVQLPVIKTVKPQVGIVGEILIKFHPDANNHIIEMIEAEGGEAVMPDFLDFIFYCVYNPIYKAEQFGKSKKLGFFNPMLISYLEIYRKPVKAALEEAGLAKGRENIYGLAEKASRLVSVGNQMGEGWFLTAEMMDLLDNGVNNIACIQPFACLPNHITGRGMIKGLKDLYPGANIAAIDYDAGVSVVNQANRIKLMMSIASGLTSSTPSSGAKVKRGSAIKPVVVGSVRSDL is encoded by the coding sequence ATGCTGCGTATTGGGCTGGACGTCGGATCAACTACGGCCAAACTGGTTGTTATGGAACACGATGTGATTGTATACCAGGATTATGTGAGACATTTTAGCGATATAAAAAAAGCTGCGCTTTCCCTCCTGTCGGATGTGCGGGACAGGTTCCCGGATCGCGAGGCAGCTCTGACTGTAAGCGGTTCCTCCGGCTTGTCCCTTTCGAAGCTTGGCGAGGTTCCGTTTGTGCAGGAGGTCATCGCCTGTACGAAGGCGATCAGCGAGCTGATCCCCCAGTGCGATACCGCGATCGAGCTGGGCGGCGAGGACGCCAAGATTATCTATCTTAGCGGAGGCATCGAGCAGCGGATGAACACAGCCTGTGCGGGCGGCACCGGAGCGTTCATCGACCAGATGGCCTCCCTGCTGCAGACTGACCCGGCGGGTCTGAATGTCCTTGCCGAGCAGCATGAACGAATCTATCCTATCGCATCGCGCTGCGGCGTCTTTGCCAAAAGCGATGTCCAGCCGCTGCTCAATGAAGGCGCCCGCCGCGAGGATGTGGCGGCTTCGATTTTTCAGAGCATTGTCAACCAGACGATCAGCGGATTGGCCTGCGGCCGCCCGATCCGTGGCCGGGTGGCTTTCCTTGGCGGGCCGCTGACCTTTCTGCCCGCGCTGCGGGAGCGGTTTGCCGAGACGCTTGGGCTCAGCGACAGCGATGTGCTGTTTCCGGAGCACTCGCAGTATTTTGTCGCCATTGGTTCAGCATTGTCGCAGACCGATCCGCTGGTTCTGCCGCTGTCCGGCTGGATGGCCCGGCTGGATGCCGTTGATTTCTCGGCCGACCGTGCCGAGGATGCCGAACTGCAGCCGTTGTTCGCCTCGCCGGAGGCTCTGGAGCAGTTCCGGCTCCGCCACAGCCGGGCGGCAGCTCCGCGTTCGGAGCTGGATACATATCAGGGACCGTGCTATCTCGGCATCGATGCCGGATCTACCACAACCAAGCTGGTGATTACCGGCGCTGCGGATGAAATCCTCTATACCTTTTATGGAAGCAACAAAGGCAACCCCCTGCAGTCCGTCAGCGATGCCCTGAAGGAGATCTACCGGATTCTGCCTGAAGGCTGCCATATTGCCGGTGCATATGCAACCGGTTATGGGGAAGGCCTGGTCAAGGCAGCGCTGCGTACAGACGGCGGTGAAGTGGAGACGGTTGCGCACTACAAGGCAGCCTCCAAATTCATGCCGGAGGTCGATTTCATTCTGGATATCGGCGGACAGGATATGAAGTGCATCAAGATCCGCGGCGGCGCCATCGACAGCCTCATGCTGAACGAAGCCTGCTCGGCGGGCTGCGGCTCTTTCCTGGAGAGCTTTGCGTCCGCACTGGGGCTCGGCATCGGGGAATTTGCCGCAGCAGCGCTGGAATCCGCCCAGCCGGTCAATCTGGGCTCCCGCTGCACGGTTTTTATGAATTCCAAAGTGAAGCAGGTGCAGAAGGAAGGGGCTACGCTGGCCGATCTGTCGGCAGGGCTTGCGTATTCGGTCATCAAAAATGCGCTCCAAAAGGTCATCAAAATCCGCAACGCTGACGATCTGGGGCGCAACATCATTGTCCAAGGGGGTACCTTCTACAATGAAGCCGTACTTCGCGCTTTTGAGCTGCTGACCGGAAGAACAGTGGTCAGACCGGATATTGCCGGCGTGATGGGCGCCTACGGCTGTGCATTGCTTGCCAGAGAGCATGCCGGTTTTGACGGGGTCAGCACCCTGCTGGGACCGGAAGAACTGGAAGCCTTCAAATATGAAGTGTCACCGGGCCGCTGCAGACTATGCGCCAACAACTGCGCGCTGACGATCAGCCGCTTCCCCGACAAGAGCTTCCATGTCACCGGCAACCGCTGTGAGCGCGGGGCCGGAGGCAAGAAAGAGAAGAATAACCTGCCGAATCTCATGCAATACAAATATGAACGGTTTTTTGATTATGAGGGGCTGCCTGTGGAGCAGGCGGAGCGGGGGACAGTCGGCATTCCGCGGACCATGAATATGTTCGAGAACTATCCGTTCTGGCATACCTTTTTCACCACACTGCGCTACCGGACGGTGCTGTCGCCGAAATCCAGCAAAAAGCTCTATGAGAGCGGAATGGACACCATTCCTTCCGAATCCATCTGCTATCCGGCGAAGATGGCCCATGGGCATGTGCAGAGCCTGCTTGGCAAAGGCGTCGATTTCATCTTTTATCCGGCCGTTGTATACGAGAAGAAGGAAGACGACGCGGCGCAGAACCACTTCAACTGCCCGGTGGTGGCCTCTTACCCCGAAGTGATCCGCAACAATATGGATGGATTAAAAGAAAAAAACATACCGCTCGTGAGCCCGTTTCTGACCTTCGATGATATTCCGGCGCTGACCCGGGTTCTGGTGAAAACCTTCATGGATATCCCGAAGGAAGAAATTGCCGCTGCCGTGCAGACGGGACTTGCCGAAGCCGAGCGGGCCAAAGCCGATCTGCGGAACAAAGGCGAAGAAACGCTGGAGTTCCTTACCCATAGCGGTACCAAAGGCATTCTGCTCTGCGGCCATCCCTACCATGCAGATCCCGAGATTAATCACGGCATCGCCGAGATGATCACGGGCATGGGTCTGGCTGTGCTGACCGAGGATTCTATCTGCCATCTGGACCGCAGTGAAGGGGAGGTGGGCGTGGTTAACCAGTGGACCTACCATGCCCGGATGTACCGTGCGGCCCGTCTGGCCGCCAGCAGGAATGATCTGGAGCTGGTACAGCTGACCTCCTTCGGCTGCGGAATTGATGCCATTACCTGCGATGCGGTTCAGGAAATTTTGGAGCGCAACAACAAGGTATACACCTTGATCAAGATTGATGAGATCAGCAATTTGGGCGCGGCGCGCATCCGTCTGCGGTCGCTGCTTGCGGCTATGCGCGAGCGGGAAAAAGGGGATGTGAAGCCCCAGCTCCTGTATAAAACACAGGCTAACATGCCGTTTACGAAGGAAATGAAGGAAACCTACACCATTCTGGCACCACAAATGTCTCCCATCCATTTCGAGCTGTTCGAACGCGTCTTCCGGGACGCCGGATACCGGCTCAAAATCCTGGAAAGCACCGGACCGAAGGAGACAGAGGAAGGCCTGCGGTATGTCAACAATGATGCCTGCTACCCGGCGATTGTCACTATCGGGCAAATGCTGTCTGCCCTGAAGAGCGGGGACTATGATCCGGACCGGACCGCTGTAATCATGTCGCAGACCGGGGGCGGCTGCCGGGCAACCAATTATATCTCGCTTTTGCGCAAGGCGCTGAAAGATTCCGGATTGGGGCAGATTCCGGTAATTTCGCTGAATGCCTCCGGAATGGAGAACCAGCCGGGGTTCCGGATCAGCCTGAGGCTGGCCAACCGGCTGATTGCGGCCGCCTGCTATGGCGACCTGATGATGCGGCTGCTGCACCGCTTCAGACCGTATGAAGTGATTCCGGGAAGCGCGCAGGCCTTGTTCCGCAAAGGGATGGACCGCTGCAAGTCCAGTCTTTCGACCTTTTCGTTCCGGGAATACAAACGGCTGACCCGCGAAATCGTCGCCGAATTCGTTCAGCTTCCGGTGATCAAAACCGTGAAGCCGCAGGTAGGGATCGTCGGCGAGATCCTGATCAAGTTCCATCCAGACGCCAACAACCACATCATAGAGATGATTGAGGCCGAGGGGGGCGAGGCGGTTATGCCGGATTTCCTGGATTTTATTTTCTATTGCGTCTACAATCCGATATACAAAGCCGAGCAGTTCGGCAAAAGCAAAAAGCTGGGCTTCTTTAATCCGATGCTGATTTCCTACCTGGAAATTTACCGTAAGCCCGTCAAGGCGGCGCTGGAAGAAGCAGGTCTGGCCAAAGGCCGTGAGAATATTTACGGACTGGCCGAGAAGGCCAGCCGTCTGGTCTCCGTGGGCAATCAAATGGGCGAAGGCTGGTTCCTGACTGCGGAAATGATGGATCTGCTGGATAACGGGGTTAATAATATTGCTTGCATCCAGCCTTTTGCCTGTCTGCCGAATCATATTACCGGACGGGGAATGATTAAGGGGCTGAAGGACCTGTATCCCGGCGCCAACATTGCGGCCATTGATTACGATGCCGGTGTCAGTGTCGTGAACCAGGCGAACCGGATCAAGCTGATGATGTCCATCGCCAGCGGGTTGACGAGCAGCACTCCATCCTCTGGCGCAAAGGTGAAAAGAGGCAGTGCAATAAAACCTGTAGTGGTCGGAAGCGTCAGAAGCGACCTGTAA
- a CDS encoding MarR family winged helix-turn-helix transcriptional regulator, with protein MLEDREQQLDDIFSSFRCIIHNFQQLMWKDAEKLNITSTQLMVLRKLEAHPDVGITELADLLHLGNSAASGVVDRMVKAGLITRQRSESDRRIFKLAMTDKGREIREQSKQSLRSHLEPLVNIPPEDARELLRLHREIITILEQGRENNKL; from the coding sequence ATGTTGGAGGATAGAGAACAGCAATTGGATGATATCTTTTCTTCATTCCGCTGCATTATCCATAATTTCCAGCAGCTTATGTGGAAGGATGCAGAGAAGCTCAATATCACATCCACGCAGCTGATGGTCCTGCGCAAGTTGGAGGCACACCCGGATGTAGGGATTACGGAGCTTGCGGATCTGCTGCATTTGGGAAACAGCGCTGCCAGCGGTGTGGTTGACCGGATGGTGAAGGCTGGACTGATAACCAGACAACGCTCGGAGAGCGACAGACGTATATTTAAGCTGGCAATGACGGACAAAGGCCGGGAGATCAGGGAGCAAAGCAAGCAATCGCTCCGAAGCCATCTGGAGCCATTGGTGAATATACCGCCGGAGGATGCCAGGGAACTGCTGAGATTGCACCGGGAAATCATTACCATTTTGGAACAAGGGAGAGAGAACAACAAGTTATGA